Genomic segment of Pirellulales bacterium:
AAGACGGCCCATCGAACAAGTCGGCGAGCGGTCGCTAGCTGAACAAATACGCCTTGTTTACCGAACGAATCTTTTCGTTACCAACGACAGAACAATTCGCGATTCAATTTTGAATGCCCGTGAATGGTAGCCCGACGCGTTAGCGAGAGATGCGGTGGAGTTGAATTCCCATCTGCTCCCACTTCCCTCTTGTTGATGCGGCGAGTATCCGAGTCGTCCGAATTTGAAACATTGATTCGCCCTGCTAAAAAGTAGTGACTTCTAGCCATAGAATCAACAACCCCTTAGAATGAAATCTCCGACGCGGGTTCAATCCATCCCTGCCAAGGTCTCGCGCTGGCGAAATCCTACGCCCCATTTCAAGGAGCTCAACCTTGCCTGAGTGGAACGACGACGACGAGCTATTTTCTTTGTTCCGAACCACCCTCTACACGCCGGTCGTGGGAGACATCCTGGATCAGCAGGACTTTTTTCACCAATTCCTGCCTCCTCAAGTTCGCCCACTTCTGGACACGATGAAGATCGTCGGCCGTGCGATGCCGGTGCTTCAGATCGATGTGTTTGGTCGCCAGGAACGTCCGTTTGGCCTGATGACTCAGGCGCTCGACGACTTGAAGAAGAATGAGGTCTACATTGCGACCGGCAGCAGTATGCGCTCCGCCAACTGGGGCGAGATCATGACCGCCACGGCCAAAACTCGCGGCGCTGCCGGCGCGGTGGTCAATGGCTATCACCGCGACACGCCGAAGGTGCTCGAACAGCATTGGCCCGTATTCAGCCGCGGCTATTTCGCTCAAGATTCGGCCCCGCGCACCAAGGTGGTCGACTTCCGCTGCCCAATCGAGATCGAGGCGACTTGGATTCGGCCGGGCGACATCGTGTTCGGCGACATCGATGGGGTCGTGGTGATTCCGCAGAGCGTCGAGCGCGAAGTCGTTGAATTGGCACTAGAAAAAGCCCGTGCCGAAAAACTGGTGCGGCGCGAAATCGAACAGGGGCTTTCGAGCACACAGGCGTTTGAAAAATACGGAATCTTGTAAGCACCCACGCGGATGCATTGCATTCGCCTAAAGCACTGATGAAACCCGCGATCCATTGTTTCCGAGTCGATCCAAGAGACAACGTGGCCACGCTTCTGTTGGACGCGGTTCCCGGCGAGTGCCGCGTACTTAGCGAAGGAAACGTTGATTCCGTGGTGATCCGAGCGCCCATTCCTCGGGGACACAAG
This window contains:
- a CDS encoding RraA family protein; this encodes MPEWNDDDELFSLFRTTLYTPVVGDILDQQDFFHQFLPPQVRPLLDTMKIVGRAMPVLQIDVFGRQERPFGLMTQALDDLKKNEVYIATGSSMRSANWGEIMTATAKTRGAAGAVVNGYHRDTPKVLEQHWPVFSRGYFAQDSAPRTKVVDFRCPIEIEATWIRPGDIVFGDIDGVVVIPQSVEREVVELALEKARAEKLVRREIEQGLSSTQAFEKYGIL